One genomic segment of Leptospira wolbachii serovar Codice str. CDC includes these proteins:
- a CDS encoding SDR family oxidoreductase gives MKDGTHVYIFGIGSGIGQGLHKRFLEDNSVSLFGFSRKGEETLVSFPGKERGSFVFDAKKGNDLVTFQTSLASKYGFQTKVPSPIPSLKNTDLLVYFALGDGVFGPVADLEEADLKSHFDLNVHSLILLSKAFAPLLASFRSSTFVFLGSTAGKQGFPESVAYCASKHAVLGIARALREEWKPFGTKVVHVSLGAVATEIWDTRPQFDKNDMVTISDISEYLWSISHLPKSIFVDDLSITPKKGIL, from the coding sequence ATGAAGGACGGGACCCATGTGTATATTTTTGGAATTGGTTCCGGAATTGGACAAGGGCTCCACAAACGTTTTTTAGAGGACAACTCTGTATCGCTCTTTGGATTTTCTAGAAAGGGAGAAGAGACTCTCGTATCCTTTCCTGGCAAAGAAAGAGGAAGTTTTGTTTTTGATGCTAAAAAAGGAAATGATCTGGTAACCTTCCAAACATCACTCGCCTCTAAATATGGATTCCAAACCAAGGTACCATCGCCAATTCCTTCTCTGAAAAACACAGACCTTCTCGTTTACTTTGCCTTGGGGGATGGGGTGTTTGGACCCGTTGCCGATCTGGAAGAGGCCGATTTAAAATCCCATTTTGATCTGAATGTGCATTCTCTCATTTTACTTTCGAAAGCATTCGCTCCGCTTTTAGCTTCTTTTCGCAGTTCTACCTTTGTGTTTTTGGGATCCACTGCCGGAAAACAAGGATTTCCTGAATCGGTAGCCTATTGTGCTTCCAAACATGCGGTTTTGGGAATCGCACGAGCACTCCGAGAAGAGTGGAAACCGTTCGGGACCAAGGTGGTGCATGTCAGTCTTGGGGCCGTGGCCACAGAAATTTGGGACACTAGACCCCAGTTTGACAAGAATGATATGGTTACAATTTCGGACATTTCCGAGTATTTGTGGAGTATTTCCCACTTGCCTAAATCTATCTTTGTAGATGACTTATCCATTACCCCAAAAAAAGGAATCTTATAG
- the msrB gene encoding peptide-methionine (R)-S-oxide reductase MsrB translates to MKRTGSLTSISFLLVFCLLLITSCSESSSHFPKKSENLELRKKLTDLQYRVTQEDETEPPFQNEYWDNHDEGIYVDIVSKEALFSSKDKFESGTGWPSFTKPLVKTNVIEIEDRSYGMSRTEVRSKQANSHLGHVFDDGPEPTNKRYCMNSASMEFIPKSKLKERGYGNFLTEFSESDKNK, encoded by the coding sequence ATGAAACGAACTGGATCCCTGACTTCTATTTCCTTCCTTTTGGTGTTTTGTTTGCTTTTGATTACTTCCTGTTCCGAATCTTCTTCCCACTTTCCGAAAAAATCCGAGAATCTGGAACTGCGAAAAAAACTCACCGATCTGCAATACCGTGTCACCCAAGAGGACGAAACAGAACCACCATTCCAAAATGAATATTGGGACAACCATGACGAGGGGATCTATGTAGATATAGTTTCCAAAGAGGCTTTATTTAGTTCGAAGGACAAATTTGAATCGGGGACGGGATGGCCTAGTTTTACAAAACCACTGGTAAAAACCAATGTGATAGAAATAGAAGATCGTTCTTACGGCATGAGTCGGACAGAGGTACGTTCGAAACAAGCGAACTCGCATTTAGGCCATGTGTTTGATGATGGGCCAGAGCCGACAAACAAACGCTATTGTATGAATTCGGCCTCAATGGAGTTTATCCCTAAATCAAAATTGAAAGAAAGAGGTTATGGAAATTTCCTTACCGAATTTTCGGAATCAGATAAAAATAAATAA
- a CDS encoding SAM-dependent methyltransferase, translated as MNFNDSPSKKEGSAFNINSLLEKDIFPDWLIRFRIRQLLNLRIKQERKESVTAQLQHKMNYVNELKKSPIAVHTEAANEQHYEVPSDFFTYVMGPRMKYSSGYWPSLDTSFAESEEEMLRITVERAEIKNGMKVLDLGCGWGSISLYIAEHFPKSKVTGVSNSKTQKEFIDKRAKERGLKNLTIITKDMNDFTTKDKFDRIVSVEMLEHMKNYEKLFEKLSKFLVADGKFFIHIFTHKEFAYPFEVIDETDFMAKYFFTGGQMPSDDLFLYFQKDFLIENHWVVNGTHYARTSEAWYDNMILNKDKLLPILASTYGEKEKTKWFVYWKVFFLACAELWDYRNGEEWFVSHYLLRKR; from the coding sequence ATGAATTTCAATGATTCTCCCTCGAAAAAAGAGGGCTCGGCTTTTAACATCAATTCACTTTTAGAGAAAGATATTTTCCCGGATTGGCTCATTCGGTTTCGTATCCGTCAACTTTTAAATCTACGGATCAAACAAGAGAGAAAAGAAAGTGTTACGGCCCAACTCCAACACAAAATGAACTATGTGAATGAGTTAAAAAAATCTCCGATTGCGGTTCATACGGAAGCTGCAAACGAACAACATTACGAAGTTCCGAGTGATTTTTTTACTTATGTGATGGGACCTAGGATGAAATATTCCTCTGGATACTGGCCATCACTCGATACAAGTTTTGCTGAATCCGAAGAAGAAATGCTTCGAATCACTGTGGAACGAGCAGAGATCAAAAATGGAATGAAGGTTTTGGACTTAGGATGCGGATGGGGAAGTATCTCTCTCTATATTGCCGAACATTTTCCTAAATCGAAAGTCACAGGTGTTTCCAATTCTAAAACACAAAAAGAATTTATCGACAAACGCGCTAAAGAACGTGGGTTAAAAAATCTTACCATCATTACCAAAGACATGAACGATTTTACTACGAAGGATAAATTTGATCGGATTGTTTCTGTTGAGATGTTAGAGCACATGAAAAACTATGAGAAACTTTTTGAAAAGCTATCGAAGTTTCTAGTAGCGGATGGAAAGTTTTTTATTCATATCTTCACTCATAAGGAGTTTGCTTATCCGTTTGAAGTCATCGATGAAACGGACTTCATGGCGAAATACTTCTTTACCGGGGGGCAGATGCCTTCGGATGATTTGTTTTTGTATTTCCAGAAGGATTTTTTAATCGAAAATCACTGGGTTGTGAATGGAACACATTATGCGAGAACGAGTGAGGCTTGGTATGATAATATGATACTAAACAAGGATAAACTTCTGCCTATCCTTGCGAGTACTTACGGCGAAAAAGAAAAAACCAAATGGTTTGTTTATTGGAAAGTTTTCTTTCTCGCCTGTGCTGAGTTATGGGACTATCGAAACGGTGAGGAGTGGTTTGTTAGCCACTACTTACTTCGAAAACGCTGA
- a CDS encoding hybrid sensor histidine kinase/response regulator codes for MLIAPLPKNEAARLSALKGLEILDTPEEEMFDEITKMASLICDVPISLVSLIDETRQWFKSHHGLEDRETPRSLAFCSHAILGDEVFVVPNAKEDIRFKNNPLVEEAPNVIFYAGIPLALDDEIKLGTLCVIDNKPRELNKEQMQMLQLLAKQTIRLLQMRKATERLEIEKLAAEKASAAKRDFIAAISHDIRNPLNSLLGMSEMIRETDLNPTVLSYVDHIRNAGEVILHLVNDTIEISRLEENASVLKNEWFELYECLHILNSFFQAETKRKKIEFKLDSGVNKNVFLHSDKRKIEKIFWNLIANAVKFTTKGTITCSVQLETKTKGEGILQIEVKDTGPGISPEVKDRLFQKYNQFVPEGCGIPGSGLGLSIVKLSLEEMGGMVEVESKLGEGSTFKVKIPILWKTEEGKSGTTDSNIKPQSHLPSFSRPQRVLIADDNDLNRKVLRSYLKPLRFEIVETSNGTDAEKELHESPYDIAFLDIEMPGKNGTEIAKGFSEKSRRPVLFACTGLCMPEEKTHILTSGFDYFMPKPYQKEELYLHLKEIAEKGT; via the coding sequence ATGTTGATTGCTCCTTTACCGAAAAATGAGGCTGCACGTCTTTCGGCCTTAAAAGGGCTCGAAATCCTCGACACTCCCGAAGAGGAAATGTTCGATGAAATTACAAAAATGGCTTCTCTGATTTGTGATGTTCCGATCTCTCTTGTGAGTCTCATCGACGAAACTAGACAATGGTTCAAATCCCACCATGGACTCGAAGACCGTGAAACTCCCAGGTCTCTTGCTTTTTGTTCCCATGCTATTTTGGGGGATGAAGTCTTTGTTGTCCCCAACGCAAAAGAAGACATCCGTTTTAAAAACAACCCTTTAGTCGAGGAAGCACCCAATGTTATTTTTTATGCGGGGATTCCTCTTGCCCTAGACGACGAAATCAAGTTGGGAACACTTTGTGTCATCGATAACAAACCAAGAGAACTAAACAAAGAACAAATGCAGATGTTGCAGTTGCTTGCCAAACAAACCATTCGTTTGTTACAAATGCGAAAGGCAACAGAACGATTGGAAATTGAAAAATTGGCCGCAGAAAAGGCCTCAGCAGCAAAAAGAGATTTTATCGCTGCGATCAGCCACGACATTCGTAATCCCTTAAATTCCCTTCTTGGTATGTCCGAAATGATTCGAGAAACTGATTTAAATCCAACAGTTCTCAGTTATGTGGACCATATACGAAATGCCGGAGAAGTGATCTTACATTTGGTCAATGATACCATAGAAATTTCTCGATTGGAAGAAAACGCAAGTGTATTAAAAAATGAATGGTTTGAGCTTTATGAATGTTTACATATCTTGAATTCCTTTTTTCAGGCAGAAACCAAACGGAAAAAAATAGAATTCAAACTAGATAGTGGAGTAAACAAAAATGTATTCCTTCATTCAGACAAAAGAAAAATCGAAAAGATATTTTGGAACTTAATTGCCAACGCCGTAAAATTCACAACCAAAGGAACTATCACTTGTTCAGTTCAGTTAGAAACCAAAACAAAAGGGGAAGGAATTTTACAGATTGAAGTGAAAGATACAGGTCCCGGAATTTCTCCTGAAGTGAAAGACAGGCTCTTTCAAAAATACAATCAATTTGTTCCCGAAGGGTGCGGGATCCCTGGTTCTGGACTTGGCCTATCTATCGTTAAACTTTCGTTAGAAGAAATGGGCGGAATGGTGGAGGTTGAATCTAAGTTAGGTGAAGGGTCTACATTTAAAGTAAAAATTCCAATCCTTTGGAAAACAGAGGAAGGGAAGTCTGGGACAACCGACTCAAACATTAAACCCCAATCCCACTTGCCTAGTTTTTCCAGACCACAAAGAGTTCTCATTGCCGATGACAATGATCTCAACCGAAAAGTCCTTCGTAGTTATTTAAAACCCTTACGTTTTGAAATTGTAGAAACTAGTAATGGAACTGACGCGGAAAAGGAATTACACGAATCTCCTTACGATATTGCCTTTTTGGACATTGAAATGCCCGGTAAAAATGGAACAGAAATTGCGAAGGGTTTTAGTGAAAAATCCCGCCGGCCCGTCCTCTTCGCCTGTACCGGCCTCTGCATGCCTGAGGAGAAAACCCATATTCTGACCTCGGGATTTGACTATTTTATGCCCAAACCCTACCAGAAAGAAGAACTCTACCTACACCTGAAGGAAATCGCAGAAAAGGGAACCTAA
- a CDS encoding DEAD/DEAH box helicase, with the protein MTKNDTEVGNDFQSFGLRPEILQGITDAGFELPSPIQKQAIPLVLEGKDLIAQAQTGTGKTAAYGLPCLNKINVNDGMQVLVLTPTRELALQVSDELFKLGKHLGIKTTTIYGGSSYSKQITQVAKGAQVAVATPGRLLDLLKGKELKNFKPSMVILDEADEMLDMGFMDDIESIFNLLPTKRQTLLFSATMPEPIKKLASKYQTHPALVKIAATEKSSKNIEQVYYVIDEAEREISVVRILDYENPFKAIIFTKTKKEADDLKSTLSFKGYPVEALHGDLNQKQREQVLKSLHDGRVKILVATDVAARGLDVKDLSLVINYHLPFDSESYTHRIGRTGRAGKSGKAVTLVTTRESRALLRLKGTSGTNLTIAALPTKKEVLARREEDFLNKVVETEIHADAEEVLEKLLKLDDKRSLSLKLLSNMLDQTKISGPEKIGKTPGEWSETPPGGGSGGRRREGGGSGGGSRGGYRGGRSNSERSERGGDTRRSSAPPSKKEGGVFVKAAGKKTQRFRSK; encoded by the coding sequence ATGACTAAGAATGACACCGAAGTTGGAAATGACTTCCAATCCTTCGGATTACGTCCTGAAATACTACAAGGAATCACTGATGCAGGCTTTGAACTACCAAGCCCTATCCAAAAACAAGCGATTCCGCTCGTATTGGAAGGAAAAGATTTAATCGCACAAGCGCAGACCGGTACCGGAAAAACTGCCGCTTACGGACTCCCCTGTTTGAACAAAATCAATGTGAACGATGGCATGCAAGTGCTTGTCCTCACACCAACTCGCGAACTTGCACTGCAAGTATCAGATGAACTGTTTAAATTGGGAAAACATTTAGGAATCAAAACCACCACTATCTATGGCGGAAGTTCCTATTCTAAACAAATTACACAAGTGGCCAAAGGTGCCCAAGTTGCTGTTGCAACTCCAGGAAGACTTCTCGATCTATTGAAAGGAAAGGAACTTAAAAATTTCAAACCTTCAATGGTGATATTGGATGAAGCAGATGAAATGCTCGACATGGGCTTTATGGACGATATTGAATCCATTTTTAATCTACTGCCAACCAAAAGACAAACCTTACTCTTCTCCGCTACTATGCCGGAGCCCATTAAGAAGTTGGCAAGTAAGTACCAAACGCACCCTGCACTTGTAAAAATTGCAGCAACAGAAAAATCGTCTAAGAACATCGAACAAGTGTACTACGTGATTGATGAAGCAGAACGAGAAATTTCTGTCGTACGAATTTTGGATTATGAAAACCCTTTTAAGGCAATCATTTTCACAAAAACTAAAAAAGAAGCAGATGATCTTAAATCAACACTTAGTTTCAAAGGTTATCCCGTTGAAGCTCTCCACGGAGATTTAAATCAAAAACAAAGAGAACAAGTTTTAAAAAGCCTACATGATGGGCGCGTAAAAATCCTTGTAGCAACCGATGTTGCCGCACGTGGTCTTGACGTAAAAGATTTGTCCCTCGTAATCAACTACCATCTTCCTTTTGATAGCGAAAGTTATACACATAGAATTGGTCGTACAGGTCGTGCCGGAAAATCGGGAAAAGCGGTAACTCTTGTAACCACAAGAGAATCTCGTGCCCTTCTCCGATTGAAAGGAACCTCTGGAACCAATCTCACCATTGCAGCTCTTCCTACGAAAAAAGAAGTACTCGCAAGAAGAGAAGAAGACTTCCTAAACAAAGTGGTGGAAACAGAAATTCATGCGGATGCAGAAGAAGTTTTAGAAAAACTTTTGAAGTTGGACGACAAACGTTCTTTATCTTTGAAACTTCTTTCAAATATGCTTGATCAAACCAAAATCAGCGGACCGGAAAAAATCGGTAAAACACCTGGGGAATGGAGTGAAACTCCTCCTGGTGGTGGATCTGGTGGAAGACGACGTGAAGGCGGAGGATCGGGTGGCGGAAGTCGCGGTGGATACCGTGGCGGAAGATCCAACAGTGAAAGAAGTGAACGCGGTGGAGATACTCGTCGCAGCAGTGCTCCCCCTTCTAAAAAAGAAGGTGGAGTGTTTGTAAAAGCGGCTGGGAAAAAAACTCAGCGTTTTCGAAGTAAGTAG
- a CDS encoding KamA family radical SAM protein — protein sequence MTWSDWKWQLQNRITTLKDLEEKLTLTPEERASFTPALEEFSFAVTPYYLERIDKENPNCPIRKQILPRAGELTKKPNEVEDPLAEERYMPVKGVTHRYPDRAIWYISHVCAVYCRFCTRKRKVSDPEETPNRNEWEKALDYFRSHTELREIILSGGDPLTLSDSSIDYLLGELKSIPHINQVRIHSRHPVTMPMRLTQDLASIFAKYFPLYMVTHFNHPNEITEETKTYVMRLIKEGHVSVFNQSVLLSGINDDEKILSELNYKLISIGIKPYYLHQCDEVFGSSDFVVPIERGIEIYRKLRGFHSGITIPNYVKDLTGGGGKVLLSPNYLQKKTKDGYLFQNYLGDEYEVGH from the coding sequence ATGACTTGGTCGGATTGGAAATGGCAATTACAAAACCGAATCACTACTCTTAAGGATTTGGAAGAAAAACTGACTCTCACTCCCGAAGAGAGGGCGAGTTTTACACCTGCACTAGAAGAATTTAGTTTTGCCGTCACTCCTTACTATTTAGAAAGGATCGACAAAGAAAATCCGAACTGCCCCATTCGCAAACAAATCCTCCCGAGGGCAGGCGAACTTACCAAAAAACCCAATGAAGTCGAAGATCCCCTAGCAGAAGAACGATACATGCCGGTAAAAGGTGTGACCCATCGTTATCCCGATCGTGCCATTTGGTACATTTCTCATGTATGTGCCGTATATTGCCGGTTTTGTACAAGGAAACGAAAGGTATCTGATCCAGAAGAAACACCCAATCGTAACGAGTGGGAAAAGGCTTTAGATTACTTTCGCTCTCATACAGAACTTCGAGAGATCATTTTGTCCGGTGGGGACCCACTCACCCTTTCTGACTCTTCGATTGATTACCTTTTAGGGGAATTAAAATCCATCCCTCATATCAACCAAGTGCGGATTCACTCCCGCCACCCAGTCACTATGCCAATGCGGCTTACTCAGGATCTTGCGTCAATTTTTGCAAAGTATTTTCCTTTGTATATGGTCACTCATTTTAACCATCCGAATGAAATCACAGAAGAAACCAAAACTTATGTTATGCGACTGATCAAGGAGGGGCATGTATCCGTTTTCAACCAATCGGTTTTACTTTCCGGAATCAATGATGATGAAAAGATTTTGTCCGAACTGAATTACAAATTAATCTCTATCGGGATCAAACCTTATTACCTCCACCAATGTGATGAAGTGTTTGGAAGCTCCGACTTTGTTGTACCCATTGAACGAGGGATTGAAATTTATCGCAAACTTCGCGGTTTCCATTCTGGAATCACAATCCCCAATTATGTAAAAGACCTTACGGGTGGTGGTGGAAAGGTTCTCCTCTCTCCGAATTATTTACAAAAGAAAACAAAAGATGGGTATCTATTTCAAAACTATTTAGGAGATGAATATGAAGTGGGGCATTAA
- a CDS encoding DUF1295 domain-containing protein yields the protein MDNLFFSYLAAVIFTFLFMSLMWFWGKSRDNYAVIDVGWGLVIAGIASILVYFGRGNVFAKFSVLIPVWIWALRLSGFLFWTRIRTNHPEDKRYAGFRKDYGTKVHQKMFTNVFLLQGFLALLLSFPFYFAAQWNLFPNSGVMGPNGYLMVLLGWVLFVVGVVGETISDRDLHRFVAEPANKGKVCNVGLWKYSRHPNYFFEWIIWVGIGIIPVLSSPEAIFSLFTPLFMFVLLRFVSGVPFAEKYSLLSKGDAFREYQQTTNAFFPWFSKQK from the coding sequence TTGGACAATTTATTTTTTTCTTATTTAGCGGCTGTTATATTTACATTTTTGTTTATGAGTCTGATGTGGTTTTGGGGAAAGTCCAGAGACAACTACGCAGTCATTGATGTAGGTTGGGGACTTGTGATTGCTGGAATCGCCAGTATCCTTGTTTATTTTGGACGAGGGAATGTTTTTGCGAAATTTTCGGTTTTGATTCCTGTTTGGATTTGGGCCCTTCGTTTGTCCGGCTTTCTTTTTTGGACTCGCATCCGTACGAACCATCCAGAAGACAAACGTTACGCTGGATTTCGAAAGGACTACGGTACCAAAGTCCACCAAAAGATGTTTACCAATGTATTTCTTTTGCAAGGTTTTTTAGCACTTTTACTTTCATTCCCGTTTTATTTTGCCGCCCAGTGGAATCTATTTCCCAATTCTGGGGTTATGGGACCTAACGGATATTTGATGGTTCTACTCGGTTGGGTTTTGTTTGTTGTGGGAGTGGTTGGAGAAACGATTTCTGACCGGGATCTCCATAGGTTTGTAGCGGAACCAGCAAACAAAGGTAAGGTTTGTAATGTAGGCCTTTGGAAATATTCGCGCCACCCCAATTACTTTTTTGAATGGATCATTTGGGTGGGGATTGGAATCATTCCGGTTCTTTCTTCTCCTGAAGCAATTTTTTCTTTATTCACACCACTCTTTATGTTTGTGTTATTACGATTTGTATCGGGTGTTCCCTTTGCAGAAAAATACTCACTCCTTTCCAAAGGAGATGCGTTTCGTGAATACCAACAGACCACCAATGCATTTTTTCCCTGGTTTTCAAAACAAAAATAA
- the efp gene encoding elongation factor P produces the protein MNLGITEVKKGMILKIENELYSVVKTEFVNPGKGSAFIRTKLKNIVRDSSIERTFKAAEKLESVDLERRKMQYCYADGDQIIFMDVNDYEQIPVSKDYVEDILPFMKEETAVEVSFYNDKPIGVTPPNFAVLEVTYAEDGLKGDTTGLALKRVTVETGGEVQVPIFIRQGDTVKIDLRDLSYVERVNK, from the coding sequence ATGAACTTAGGCATTACAGAAGTAAAAAAAGGAATGATTCTCAAGATTGAGAATGAGCTTTATTCCGTCGTCAAAACCGAGTTTGTGAATCCTGGAAAGGGTTCTGCATTCATCCGTACCAAACTTAAAAATATTGTCCGCGATTCTTCTATTGAAAGAACCTTCAAAGCTGCAGAAAAATTGGAAAGTGTGGATTTAGAACGCCGTAAAATGCAGTATTGTTATGCTGACGGTGACCAAATCATTTTTATGGATGTCAACGATTACGAACAGATCCCAGTATCTAAAGATTATGTGGAAGATATCCTTCCTTTTATGAAAGAAGAAACAGCGGTGGAAGTTTCGTTTTACAATGACAAACCCATTGGAGTCACACCTCCTAACTTTGCTGTGTTGGAAGTTACCTATGCAGAAGATGGTTTGAAAGGGGACACAACAGGTCTTGCACTCAAACGAGTGACTGTAGAAACTGGAGGAGAAGTCCAAGTTCCTATTTTTATCAGACAAGGGGACACTGTAAAAATTGACCTCCGAGATTTGAGTTATGTGGAGCGAGTGAACAAATAG
- the mtnB gene encoding methylthioribulose 1-phosphate dehydratase — protein sequence MDPHPSLHELTKLSHTYYERQWMYATAGNLSAREGDVFWITASGKHKGELNEEDFVCVSVADGSLVSARDGLKPSAETSIHQVVYSQLSDVGAALHVHTLDSNLLEFGVGKEEGFRDFPLPPIEIIKAFGIWEEKPNLTFPVFYNHTHVPSIASEIKRYIETKGKPQVPFLLIEGHGPTVWGKSVAEANKHLEAVHFLLQVMARRI from the coding sequence TTGGACCCTCACCCCTCACTTCACGAACTTACCAAACTTTCCCATACCTATTATGAAAGGCAGTGGATGTATGCCACTGCTGGAAATCTCTCCGCAAGAGAGGGTGATGTGTTTTGGATCACTGCTTCTGGAAAACACAAAGGGGAACTAAACGAAGAAGATTTTGTTTGTGTTTCTGTAGCTGACGGGTCTTTGGTTTCTGCCCGTGATGGTTTGAAGCCTTCTGCGGAAACTAGCATCCATCAGGTGGTCTACTCTCAGCTCTCTGATGTCGGTGCGGCCCTTCATGTCCATACTTTAGATTCCAACTTACTTGAGTTTGGTGTTGGTAAAGAAGAGGGGTTTCGTGATTTTCCGCTTCCACCGATAGAAATCATCAAGGCCTTCGGAATTTGGGAAGAAAAACCAAATCTAACTTTTCCTGTTTTTTATAATCATACTCATGTTCCGAGCATTGCATCGGAAATCAAACGCTATATAGAAACTAAAGGCAAACCCCAAGTTCCTTTTTTACTGATCGAAGGCCATGGTCCTACGGTTTGGGGAAAGTCGGTGGCAGAAGCCAATAAACATTTGGAAGCAGTCCATTTTCTTTTGCAAGTGATGGCCAGACGTATATGA